One Thermomonas paludicola genomic window, CAGGCGCACCCGGTGCACTCGCCGCTGCTGGGCCGCTTCAACGTGGACAACCTGCTGGGCGTGGCAACCACCCTGTTTGCGATGGGGATGGCGCCGGCGCAGCTCGCCGAGACGCTGTCGCAGTTGTTGCCGGTCGACGGCCGGATGAACCGCATCGATGGCGACTACAAGGCGCCGCTGGTGGTGGTGGACTACGCGCACACCCCGGACGCGCTGGAGCAGGCGCTGGCCTCCCTGCGCGCGCACACCCGCAGCCGGTTGTTCTGCGTGTTCGGCTGCGGTGGCGAGCGCGATGTCGGCAAGCGCCCGCAGATGGCCGCCATCGCCGAGCGGCTGGCCGATGTGGTCATCGTCACCGACGACAATCCACGCCGCGAAGATGGCGACGCCATCGTTGCCGACATCCTGGCGGGGCTCAATGAGCCGGCGCGAGTGGCGGTGCAGCGCGACCGTGCTGCCGCGATCGCACAGGCGATCACGCAGGCGGGCATCGACGACGTGGTGCTGATCGCCGGCAAGGGCCACGAGCCCTATCAGGAAATAAACGGCGTCCGCCATCCGTTCCACGATGCCGACACCGCGCGTGTCCTGCTGATCGGGAAATACGCATGACCCCGCGCATGCTCTCGTGGATCGCCCAGGTCACCGGTGGCCGGTTGGTCGGTGCCGACCGCACGGTCGACGCCATCGCCACCGACAGCCGCGCACTGCCCGGCGGCGATGCATTGTTCGTCGCGCTGAAAGGCGAGAACTTCGACGGCCACGCCCACGTGCAGGCCGCTGCCGACGGCGGCTGCGTGGCGGCGCTGGTGGCGCGCGCGGTCGATGCAGACCTTGCGCAGGTGGTGGTGGCCGATACCGAGCGTGCGCTGGGCGAACTGGCTGCGGCCGTGCAGCGCGAACGCGCCACCTGCGTGCTGGCCATCACCGGCAGCAATGGCAAGACGTCGGTCAAGACGCTGCTGTACTCGATCCTGTCCCAGCTTGGCGGTGCCTACGCCAATCCGGGCAACTTCAACAACGAAATCGGCCTGCCGCTGGCAGTGCTGGCGGCGCCGGAAGACGCCCGTTTCGCGATTTACGAGATGGGCGCCGGCAAGCCCGGCGACATCGCCTACCTGACCACGATCGCGCGGCCCGAGGTGGCGTTGGTCAACAATATCGCGCCGGCCCACCTGGAGCGCATGGGCAGCCTGCTGGGCGTGGCCCAGACCAAGGCAGCGATCTATCAAGCGCTGCCGCCGGACGGCGTGGCGGTGATCAATGCCGATGACGCGTTCGCGCTGTATTTCCTGGAGCGCCTGCAGGGCCGGCGCGCGATGCGTTTCGGGCTGGATGCCGATGCCGAGTTCCGGGCCTGCGATATCCAGGCCGGCATCGCCGGGTCGCGCTTCTTGCTGGTCACGCCGCAAGGTCAGGTGGACGTCTCGCTGCCGCTGCCGGGCCGGCACAACGTGCGCAATGCGCTGGCGGCGGCGGCGATGGCCACGGCGGTAGGCGCGACGCTTGAACACGTGCGCGCCGGCTTGAACGCCGCTACGCCGGTCGCCGGACGGCTGGCGGTGCATCGCCTGCACAGCGGTGCGGTGCTGGTGGACGACAGTTACAACGCCAATCCGGGGTCGGTGGCCGCCGCCATCGAGACCCTGGCCAACGGCGTGGATGAAGGTTGGCTGGTGCTGGGCGACATGCGCGAGCTGGGCGCCGACGAGGCTGCGTTGCACGCCGAGGCTGGCAGCCGCGCCAAGGCGGCGGGGCTGGCCCGGCTGTACACGCTTGGCAGCCTGAGCGCGCATGCCGCGCATATGTTCGGTGACGGCGCACGGCACTTCCAGTCGCACGCCGAGCTGGCAGAGGCGCTGCACGCGCAACTGCATGCCGGAGTGACCGTGGTGGTGAAGGGGTCGCGTGGCAGCGCGATGGACAAGATCGTGACGGCGCTGCTGCAGCGCGATGCCGGAAGCGGCAAGGAGGGCATCGGTGCTGCTTGAACTCACTCGCTGGCTGGAACAGTTGCAGGGCCATTTCGGCCTGTTCGGCTACCTCACCTTCCGCGGCATTCTTGCGGCGCTGACCTCGCTGGCGCTCTCGCTGTGGTGGGGGCCGGCGATGATTCGCTATCTGGGCACGCTCAAGGGTGGCCAGCCGATCCGCAAGGATGGCCCGCAGTCTCACTTTTCCAAGGCCGGCACGCCGACCATGGGTGGCCTGCTGATCCTGCTGACGGTGGCTGCGTCGGTGCTGCTGTGGGGCGACCTGCGCAACAAGTACGTGTGGGTAGTGCTGGTGGTGATGCTGGGCTTCGGTGCCATCGGCTGGGCCGACGATTGGATCAAGATCGTCAAACGCGACCCCAACGGCATGCGCTCGCGCACCAAATACGCGCTGCAATCGCTGCTGGGCCTGGCGGTTGGCGTCTATCTGTATGCCTTTGCCGACGTGCCTGCCGCGACCACGTTCTACGTGCCGCTGTTCAAGTCGGTTGCGCTGCCGATGGCGGGCGTCGGCTTCGTTGCGGTGGCCTACTTCTGGATTGTCGGCTTCTCCAACGCGGTCAACCTCACCGACGGGCTCGACGGCCTGGCGATCATGCCGACGGTGCTGGTGGCGTGCGCGTTGGGCGTGTTCGCCTATGCCTCCGGCAACGCCACGTTCTCGCATTACCTGCAAATTCCGCGGGTGCCGGGTGCGGGCGAACTGGTCATCATCTGCACCGCGATCGCCGGTGCCGGGCTGGGCTTTTTATGGTTCAACACCTATCCGGCGATGGTGTTCATGGGTGACATCGGCGCGCTGGCGCTGGGCGCCGTGCTCGGCACCATCGCGGTGATCGTGCGCCAGGAACTGGTGCTGGTGCTGATGGGCGGCATCTTCGTCATCGAAACCCTGTCGGTGATGATCCAGGTGGCCAGCTTCAAGCTCACCGGCAAGCGCGTGTTCCGGATGGCGCCGATCCATCACCATTTCGAATTGAAAGGCTGGCCGGAGCCGCGCGTCATCGTGCGCTTCTGGATCATCAGCGTGGTGCTGGTGCTGGTGGGTCTTGCCACGTTGAAGGTGCGCTGATGATCACCCGCGCTTTCGACAACCTGCGCCAGGCCACCCTCATCGCCGAGATCAACGGGCGCTTCGACCCGTGGCTGCTGGGCGTGTCGATTGCGCTGGCCTGCCTGGGCGTGGTGATGGTGGGCTCGGCGGCGATCGCCGGCGGCGGCGTGGACGTCGGGCCGTGGTATTTCCTGAGCCGGCACGTGATGTTCCTTGCCGTCGGACTGGTGCTGGCCGCCGTGGCGATGCGCACCGAACTGAAGACCATCGAGAAGCACAGCCAATGGCTGCTGCTGGCCTGCATCGTCCTGCTGGGTCTGGTGTTCGTACCCGGCATCGGCAAGACCGTGAACGGTGCGCGGCGCTGGCTGAACCTGGGTGTGTCCAATTTCCAGGCGGTGGAAGCCGTCAAGCTGCTTTACATCGTCTGGCTGGCCAGCTACCTGAAGCGCTACAGCGAAGACGTGGCGGCCACCTGGCCGGCCATGCTCAAGCCGCTGGGCGTGGCGGTGCTGCTGGTGGGGATTTTGCTGGCGCAGCCGGATTTCGGTTCGTCAACGCTGCTGCTTGCGATCACCGTGGGCATGCTGGTGCTGGGCGGGGTCAACATGCCGCGCATGTTCGGCCCCGTGCTGATCGGCCTGGCGGGCCTGGTCATGATCGCCATCGCCGCGCCGTACCGCATGCGCCGCCTGACCACCTTCACCGATCCCTGGGCAGACCCGTTCAACAGCGGCTATCAGCTCACCAACGCGCTGATGGCGGTCGGTCGCGGCGAGTGGTTCGGCGTCGGGCTTGGCGCGTCGGTGCAGAAGCTGTCCTATTTGCCGGAGGCGCATACCGACTTCATCATGGCGGTGATTGCCGAGGAACTCGGTTTCGCCGGCGTATGCCTGGTGGTAGGCCTGTATGCGCTGCTGGCGGGCCGTGCGTTCTGGCTTGGCATGAAGTGCGTGGAGCTGCGCCGCCATTTCTCCGGCTACATCGCGTTCGGCATCGCCCTGTGGATGGCGCTGCAAAGCTTTGTTTCGATCGGGGTCAACCTCGGCATGTTGCCGACCAAGGGGCTGACCCTGCCGCTGGTGTCCTCCGGTGGGTCCAGCGTGCTGATGACCTGTGCCGCGCTGGGCCTGCTGCTGCGGGTGTCCTACGAATACGATCGCGCCGCCCGGCAAGTGGCCAAGCGTCGCGGTGTCGCCGCCGGCATGCCGGTGGGTACGCCGCCGGCCACCTCGCAGCCGCCGGTCGTTGCGGCCGACAGCGGCCGCGGCAGCGCCAGGCTGCGCCCGCGGATCGAGCCCGGCATGGGCAAGTCGCCTGCCGAGTCCGCCGCGCTGAGCGCACTGCGGAGAGCCCGATGACGGCGCGCCCGCCCTTGGTGATGGTGATGGCCGGCGGTACCGGTGGCCACATCTTTCCCGGGCTTGCGGTGGCGCAGGCGCTGATGGCGCGCGGCGCGCGGGTGCGCTGGCTGGGTGCCGACGGGGGCATGGAAACGCGATTGGTGCCGCAGCAGGGCATCGCCATCGACACCATTGCGGTGAAGGGCCTGCGTGGCAAGGGGATGGTCGCCCTGCTGGGCGCGCCGCTGCGGATCCTGCGTGCGGTGCGTGATGCCGCGCGCGTGCTGCGCCAGCAGCGGCCGGATGCGGTGATCAGTTTTGGCGGCTATGCGGCGGGGCCGGGCGGCATCGCCGCGCGCCTGGCCGGGATCCCGTTGCTGGTACACGAACAGAACCGCGCTGCCGGAATGACCAACAAAACGCTGGCCAAGGTCGCGCGCAAGGTGCTGGTGGGTTTCCCGCAGACCTTTGCCCGCGAAACGCTGGTCGGCAATCCGGTGCGTGCGCAGATCGCGCAGGTTGCGCCGCCGGAGCAGCGCGATTTCCAGCATGCCGGTGCCCTGCGCCTGCTGGTGCTGGGCGGCAGCCAGGGCGCGCGTGCGCTCAACAACGCCGTCCCGCAGGCAGTGGCGGCGTTGGGCGCGCCGGTGGAGATCGTGCACCAGGCGGGCGAAAACCTGCTGGACGAAGCGCGCGCTGCCTATGCCAATGCGGGCGTGTCGGCGCAGGTGGAGCCATTCATCACCGACATGGCCGCCGCTTACGCCCGGGCGGATCTGGTGGTGTGTCGCGCCGGCGCGCTGACCCTGGCCGAGCTGTGCGCGGTCGGCGTTGGCAGCGTGCTGGTGCCGTTCCCGCAGGCGGTGGATGACCACCAGACCCGCAATGCCGAGTATCTGGTCGAGCGCGATGCAGCGGTGCTGCTGCCGCAGCGCGACGATCTGGCCCTGCGCCTGCAAACGGTGCTGGCCGAGCTGTCGGCCGATGCCGGCAAGCGCGTTTCGATGGCGCGCGCCGCGCGCGCGCTGGCCCGACCCGATGCCGCCGAGCGCGTCGCTGACGCGGTGTTCGCAACCCTTTATCCGGAGGCCGCGTGATGGCCGTCAATCGCCTGCACCTGCAGGGCATCAACGAACCCGCCAAGGCCTTCCCACGGGTGCATTTCGTGGGCATTGGCGGCGTTGGCATGAGCGGCATCGCCGAAGTCCTGTGCACGCTGGGCTATCAGGTCAGTGGCTCGGACAATGCCGACAACGCGGTCACCAAGCGCCTGGCCTCGCTGGGCATCGTGCTGCACAAGGGGCACGCGTCGGCCAATGTGCTCGACGCCGACTGCGTGGTGATGTCCAGTGCGATCAGGCCCGACAATCCGGAACTGCTGGAAGCGCGCGCGCAGCGCATCCCGGTGGTGCCGCGCGCGGAAATGCTGGCCGAACTGATGCGCTTCAAGCGCGGCGTGGCGGTCGCCGGCACCCACGGCAAGACCACCACCACCTCGCTGACCGCCAGCGTGCTGGGGGAAGGCGCGCTGGACCCCACCTTCGTCATCGGCGGCAAGCTGCTGGCCGCGGGCGCCAATGCACGGCTGGGCAAGGGCGACTGGCTGGTGGCCGAAGCCGACGAGAGCGACGGCAGCTTCCTGCGCCTGAATCCGGTGGTGGCGGTGATCACCAACATCGATGCCGACCATCTGGAAAACTACGGTGGCGATTTCGAGCGGGTGAAGCAGGCCTTCGCCGAATTCCTGCACCGCCTGCCGTTCTACGGGCTGGCCGTGTTGTGCATCGACGATGAGGAAGTGGCCGCACTCGCGCGCAGCACGCCGCGCCATATGGTCACCTACGGCTTTGCCGCGGATGCCGATGTGCGGGCCGC contains:
- a CDS encoding UDP-N-acetylmuramoyl-tripeptide--D-alanyl-D-alanine ligase, giving the protein MRMTPRMLSWIAQVTGGRLVGADRTVDAIATDSRALPGGDALFVALKGENFDGHAHVQAAADGGCVAALVARAVDADLAQVVVADTERALGELAAAVQRERATCVLAITGSNGKTSVKTLLYSILSQLGGAYANPGNFNNEIGLPLAVLAAPEDARFAIYEMGAGKPGDIAYLTTIARPEVALVNNIAPAHLERMGSLLGVAQTKAAIYQALPPDGVAVINADDAFALYFLERLQGRRAMRFGLDADAEFRACDIQAGIAGSRFLLVTPQGQVDVSLPLPGRHNVRNALAAAAMATAVGATLEHVRAGLNAATPVAGRLAVHRLHSGAVLVDDSYNANPGSVAAAIETLANGVDEGWLVLGDMRELGADEAALHAEAGSRAKAAGLARLYTLGSLSAHAAHMFGDGARHFQSHAELAEALHAQLHAGVTVVVKGSRGSAMDKIVTALLQRDAGSGKEGIGAA
- the mraY gene encoding phospho-N-acetylmuramoyl-pentapeptide-transferase — protein: MLLELTRWLEQLQGHFGLFGYLTFRGILAALTSLALSLWWGPAMIRYLGTLKGGQPIRKDGPQSHFSKAGTPTMGGLLILLTVAASVLLWGDLRNKYVWVVLVVMLGFGAIGWADDWIKIVKRDPNGMRSRTKYALQSLLGLAVGVYLYAFADVPAATTFYVPLFKSVALPMAGVGFVAVAYFWIVGFSNAVNLTDGLDGLAIMPTVLVACALGVFAYASGNATFSHYLQIPRVPGAGELVIICTAIAGAGLGFLWFNTYPAMVFMGDIGALALGAVLGTIAVIVRQELVLVLMGGIFVIETLSVMIQVASFKLTGKRVFRMAPIHHHFELKGWPEPRVIVRFWIISVVLVLVGLATLKVR
- the ftsW gene encoding putative lipid II flippase FtsW, translated to MITRAFDNLRQATLIAEINGRFDPWLLGVSIALACLGVVMVGSAAIAGGGVDVGPWYFLSRHVMFLAVGLVLAAVAMRTELKTIEKHSQWLLLACIVLLGLVFVPGIGKTVNGARRWLNLGVSNFQAVEAVKLLYIVWLASYLKRYSEDVAATWPAMLKPLGVAVLLVGILLAQPDFGSSTLLLAITVGMLVLGGVNMPRMFGPVLIGLAGLVMIAIAAPYRMRRLTTFTDPWADPFNSGYQLTNALMAVGRGEWFGVGLGASVQKLSYLPEAHTDFIMAVIAEELGFAGVCLVVGLYALLAGRAFWLGMKCVELRRHFSGYIAFGIALWMALQSFVSIGVNLGMLPTKGLTLPLVSSGGSSVLMTCAALGLLLRVSYEYDRAARQVAKRRGVAAGMPVGTPPATSQPPVVAADSGRGSARLRPRIEPGMGKSPAESAALSALRRAR
- the murG gene encoding undecaprenyldiphospho-muramoylpentapeptide beta-N-acetylglucosaminyltransferase; its protein translation is MTARPPLVMVMAGGTGGHIFPGLAVAQALMARGARVRWLGADGGMETRLVPQQGIAIDTIAVKGLRGKGMVALLGAPLRILRAVRDAARVLRQQRPDAVISFGGYAAGPGGIAARLAGIPLLVHEQNRAAGMTNKTLAKVARKVLVGFPQTFARETLVGNPVRAQIAQVAPPEQRDFQHAGALRLLVLGGSQGARALNNAVPQAVAALGAPVEIVHQAGENLLDEARAAYANAGVSAQVEPFITDMAAAYARADLVVCRAGALTLAELCAVGVGSVLVPFPQAVDDHQTRNAEYLVERDAAVLLPQRDDLALRLQTVLAELSADAGKRVSMARAARALARPDAAERVADAVFATLYPEAA
- the murC gene encoding UDP-N-acetylmuramate--L-alanine ligase; the encoded protein is MAVNRLHLQGINEPAKAFPRVHFVGIGGVGMSGIAEVLCTLGYQVSGSDNADNAVTKRLASLGIVLHKGHASANVLDADCVVMSSAIRPDNPELLEARAQRIPVVPRAEMLAELMRFKRGVAVAGTHGKTTTTSLTASVLGEGALDPTFVIGGKLLAAGANARLGKGDWLVAEADESDGSFLRLNPVVAVITNIDADHLENYGGDFERVKQAFAEFLHRLPFYGLAVLCIDDEEVAALARSTPRHMVTYGFAADADVRAADVRHQGAHMQFTLCLPDGSRTDCTLALPGRHNVQNALAAAAIGWQLGVPSTAIARAFESFEGIGRRFNQLATLPLEGGGEVALVDDYGHHPKELAAVFAAARGGWPDKRLVVAFQPHRYSRTRDLFDEFAAVLSSVDALVLTEVYPAGEAPIAGADAKSLARSIRTRGRIDPVVVGSAPELASVLPGVLRDGDLLLLMGAGDIGAAAQQIARDGLPGAGA